One Aquisediminimonas profunda genomic region harbors:
- a CDS encoding TonB-dependent receptor domain-containing protein, with translation MKKLELLGATAMALLVANPAYAQTAPQADDTTATEGIGDIVVTAQRQSESLQSVPIAVSAFDNKALEAQQIKNASDLQLTLPNVVFSKGQFTGSSFTIRGIGDLCVGNSCDAATAIHVNGSPLAATRLFETEYFDLERIEVLRGPQGTLFGRNATSGVVNFITAKPDMSGFHAAGDGEYGNFNAYKIKGMVNLPIGETLGVRVAGFYQKRDGYTKNLFDGSRIDGRDQYAIRGSIRWQPSDTTTIDLMGYYFHERDDRLRSIKQLCQRDTNFGIMGCTPGGLGNEYPNGNTNFFGVLSSSQFLSFNGIPGPLPLALGLTNLYGPDTNAGSVSPASKRQVRTDFTPEYFTDEQQYQARLEQELGSVKLQVTGLYQKTRVDSRQDPQLDVANRATYATGLNTLAAAAAGLIPGLPASYFAPIAAAIIPNGPNGQLCTSDTETTGTGSFGGHKICANTPLGIDRSNNHVRTWSGEAILTSNFDGKFNFLVGGIYVDSKVTEGDYYVQHFAIDYVAGLLGSFTALGAGLPASYLGTPFFRNNAVENTLKSYGIFGESYYEFNDKLKLTVGLRYNHDKKGGIARSTLANFLVPYGSASAFSSPFAAGYDADPARPGIQAFQVRNVTFSEVTGRAVLDYKFDDNHLLYASYSRGYKSGGINPPVQPQFAVPDSFTPEFVDSFEIGSKNTFLDGTLRFNLTGFYYKYKSLQLARIVNRTAVNDNVDADIYGLEAEAIIKPSRQVLVNMGFSYLHTKVTSDKFLGNPRDPSGGRSDAVIIKDITNASNCAVGSNTGSVAGINAFVNTVNLGVINNVTTAAFTPRTALNPNVAPLQGTSPFGPNSGLTATGAYSICGVLQLAAAGGIPGVNPAAFGGVTYFATGVPVNLKGNKLPQAPNFKWSVGAQYTAEFNNGMTLVPRVDLIYTGDSTGNIFNGPINRIKGYSQVNAQIQLNGNDDRWYLRGFIQNVANSSSTTGLYVSDQSQGVFTNIFTLEPRRYGIAAGFKF, from the coding sequence ATGAAGAAGCTTGAACTGCTTGGCGCAACGGCAATGGCGTTGTTGGTGGCCAACCCTGCATATGCTCAAACTGCACCGCAGGCAGACGACACGACCGCCACAGAAGGGATTGGCGATATTGTTGTAACGGCACAGCGCCAATCGGAAAGCCTGCAGAGTGTTCCGATCGCGGTTTCCGCGTTCGATAACAAAGCACTCGAAGCTCAGCAGATCAAAAATGCAAGCGATCTCCAACTGACTCTGCCTAACGTCGTTTTCTCTAAGGGCCAATTCACAGGATCCAGCTTCACGATCCGCGGCATCGGCGATCTGTGCGTGGGCAACTCTTGCGATGCGGCGACCGCAATTCACGTCAATGGCTCGCCATTGGCCGCGACGCGCTTGTTCGAGACTGAATATTTCGACCTGGAACGTATTGAGGTTCTGCGTGGCCCACAGGGTACGTTGTTTGGCCGCAATGCGACGTCAGGCGTCGTCAACTTTATCACGGCGAAACCAGATATGTCAGGTTTTCATGCCGCGGGGGATGGCGAATATGGAAACTTCAACGCCTACAAGATAAAAGGAATGGTCAACCTTCCGATTGGCGAAACGCTGGGCGTACGGGTTGCCGGCTTCTATCAAAAGCGCGACGGCTATACGAAGAACCTGTTCGATGGCTCCCGTATTGACGGACGTGATCAATACGCGATTCGCGGATCTATCCGGTGGCAGCCCAGCGACACGACCACGATCGATCTTATGGGCTATTATTTCCACGAACGCGATGATCGCCTGCGCAGCATCAAGCAGCTTTGCCAACGCGACACAAATTTTGGCATCATGGGTTGCACACCCGGCGGTCTTGGTAATGAATATCCGAATGGCAATACCAACTTTTTCGGCGTGCTTTCATCCAGCCAATTCTTGTCCTTCAATGGCATCCCCGGCCCTCTACCGCTTGCCTTGGGCCTTACCAATCTTTACGGCCCCGATACGAACGCTGGGTCGGTATCTCCGGCCAGCAAGAGACAAGTTCGTACGGACTTTACGCCTGAATATTTTACGGATGAGCAGCAATATCAGGCTCGACTTGAGCAAGAACTGGGGTCGGTCAAGCTTCAGGTTACCGGTCTCTATCAAAAGACCAGAGTTGATTCGCGGCAAGATCCTCAGCTGGATGTAGCGAATCGCGCCACATATGCGACAGGCTTGAACACTCTGGCAGCTGCTGCTGCCGGCCTCATTCCGGGTCTGCCTGCCAGCTATTTTGCTCCTATCGCAGCCGCAATCATCCCGAATGGCCCGAATGGCCAGCTGTGCACATCCGATACCGAGACAACTGGAACCGGATCTTTTGGTGGACACAAGATCTGCGCCAATACTCCGCTCGGAATTGATCGTTCGAACAACCATGTTCGCACGTGGTCGGGTGAAGCCATCTTGACGAGCAACTTCGATGGGAAATTCAACTTCCTCGTCGGCGGCATTTATGTAGACAGCAAGGTGACCGAAGGCGATTACTATGTTCAGCATTTTGCGATCGATTATGTCGCAGGCTTGCTTGGCTCGTTTACTGCGCTGGGTGCCGGGCTTCCAGCCAGTTACCTCGGCACACCATTCTTCCGAAACAACGCCGTTGAGAACACGCTAAAATCATACGGTATCTTTGGCGAATCCTATTATGAGTTCAACGACAAGCTGAAGCTTACGGTCGGCCTTCGTTACAACCATGACAAGAAGGGTGGCATCGCTCGGTCGACCCTTGCCAACTTCCTTGTTCCTTATGGCTCAGCGTCTGCCTTCAGTTCACCATTCGCTGCCGGATATGATGCTGACCCGGCCCGTCCAGGGATTCAGGCATTCCAGGTTCGGAATGTGACTTTCAGTGAGGTTACTGGACGCGCCGTTCTCGATTACAAGTTCGATGACAATCATCTCCTCTATGCGTCCTATTCGCGCGGCTACAAGTCAGGCGGCATAAATCCGCCGGTTCAGCCGCAGTTTGCTGTGCCGGACAGCTTTACACCAGAATTTGTGGACTCGTTTGAAATTGGTTCAAAGAACACATTTCTTGATGGAACATTGCGGTTCAACCTTACTGGCTTCTACTACAAGTATAAGTCGCTTCAGTTGGCTCGCATCGTCAATCGGACTGCGGTCAACGATAACGTCGATGCCGATATTTACGGCCTGGAAGCAGAAGCAATCATAAAGCCAAGCCGTCAGGTGCTCGTGAACATGGGCTTCAGCTATTTGCACACGAAGGTGACCTCAGACAAGTTCCTGGGTAATCCTCGTGACCCGTCAGGCGGACGCTCCGATGCCGTCATAATCAAGGACATTACAAACGCTTCAAATTGTGCCGTGGGGTCAAATACCGGGAGCGTTGCAGGGATCAATGCGTTCGTGAACACAGTCAATCTTGGCGTGATCAATAATGTCACCACCGCAGCCTTTACGCCTCGAACAGCATTGAATCCGAATGTTGCACCGCTTCAGGGAACCTCGCCATTCGGTCCCAATAGTGGACTGACAGCAACGGGTGCCTACAGTATTTGTGGCGTCTTGCAATTGGCTGCAGCCGGGGGCATTCCAGGTGTCAATCCTGCAGCTTTCGGCGGTGTCACCTATTTTGCAACAGGCGTGCCGGTCAACCTCAAGGGCAACAAATTGCCGCAGGCACCGAATTTCAAATGGTCGGTCGGTGCGCAATACACGGCTGAGTTCAACAACGGCATGACGCTCGTCCCGCGTGTTGACTTGATCTATACCGGAGACAGCACAGGCAATATCTTCAACGGCCCGATCAACCGCATTAAGGGCTACTCGCAGGTGAATGCGCAGATCCAACTGAACGGCAACGATGACAGATGGTATCTGCGGGGCTTTATCCAGAACGTGGCAAACAGCAGTTCAACAACTGGCCTCTATGTTTCGGATCAGTCGCAAGGTGTCTTCACGAACATCTTCACACTGGAACCGCGCCGCTACGGCATCGCAGCTGGCTTCAAGTTCTAA
- the mobC gene encoding plasmid mobilization relaxosome protein MobC produces the protein MEPNDQTPSPFSLRLSFEERAQLERDAAGLSLGAYVRSRIFDSRNPAPRHRGKFPVKDQKALASVLAMLGQSRLGNNLNQLARAANLGTLEVSPDTEAALKSACRDIASIRHMLMVALGLIETTSDASDAGTLHGQFRSSSSGSKGGSEKPTLPLYGRYSAPRNKPIPPSL, from the coding sequence ATGGAGCCGAACGACCAAACACCTTCGCCCTTCTCGCTCCGCCTCTCGTTTGAGGAACGGGCGCAGCTTGAACGTGATGCGGCGGGTCTATCGCTGGGAGCGTATGTCCGCTCCCGCATTTTCGATTCCCGCAATCCAGCGCCGCGTCATCGCGGCAAGTTTCCGGTGAAGGATCAAAAGGCGCTGGCGAGTGTGCTCGCCATGCTCGGTCAATCGCGACTCGGGAATAATCTCAACCAGCTTGCCCGCGCTGCCAATCTTGGCACCTTGGAAGTGTCGCCTGACACGGAAGCGGCACTCAAGAGTGCCTGCCGCGACATCGCATCCATCCGCCATATGCTGATGGTCGCACTTGGCCTGATCGAAACCACGTCCGATGCGTCGGACGCCGGAACGCTGCATGGGCAGTTTCGATCATCATCGTCTGGATCAAAGGGCGGAAGCGAGAAGCCGACGCTTCCGCTCTATGGCCGCTACAGCGCGCCGCGTAACAAACCCATACCGCCCTCGCTATGA
- the folE gene encoding GTP cyclohydrolase I FolE: MSNSDQTQDSAANKLPVPQDVAEAIRTLIRWTGEDPEREGLRDTPNRVARAWKEYCRGYAEDPSLHLSRTFEEVGGYDELVLLKDIPFQSHCEHHMAPIVGKASIAYMPKDRVVGISKLARVLHGFASRLQVQERLTAEVAQCIWEHLHPHGVAVVIEATHGCMTGRGVRTPGVAMTTSRLLGCFLDDHRSRKEVLSLMGY, from the coding sequence ATGAGCAACTCAGATCAAACCCAAGACTCAGCCGCCAACAAGCTTCCTGTCCCGCAGGATGTTGCTGAGGCCATCAGGACACTCATTCGCTGGACCGGGGAGGACCCGGAACGAGAGGGGCTCCGCGATACGCCCAATCGGGTTGCGCGCGCCTGGAAGGAATATTGCCGGGGTTATGCCGAAGATCCCTCGCTTCACCTTTCGCGCACATTTGAAGAGGTGGGTGGCTATGACGAGCTTGTGCTCCTCAAGGACATCCCGTTTCAGTCTCATTGTGAGCACCATATGGCGCCGATCGTTGGCAAGGCGTCGATAGCCTATATGCCTAAGGATCGTGTTGTTGGCATTTCAAAGTTGGCGCGCGTCCTGCATGGTTTTGCCTCGCGCCTACAGGTCCAGGAAAGACTGACGGCAGAAGTCGCCCAGTGCATCTGGGAGCATTTGCACCCGCATGGGGTTGCGGTCGTCATTGAGGCAACACACGGGTGCATGACGGGCAGGGGTGTACGCACCCCTGGAGTTGCAATGACAACGTCGCGCCTGCTTGGCTGCTTCCTTGACGATCATCGCAGCCGCAAGGAAGTGCTCAGCCTGATGGGCTATTGA
- a CDS encoding TonB-dependent receptor encodes MRKLEFVCATAMALLAANPAVAQNAPQAADDASAEGITDIVVTAQRQSESLQAVPIAVSAFTAEALEAQQIENASDLQLTLPNVTFSKGNFTGSSFTIRGIGDLCVGITCDSATAIHVNGSPLIGTRLFETEYFDLERIEVLRGPQGTLFGRNATSGVVNFITAKPDLTGLKVGGDAEYGNFNAYKLKGFVNIPVGETIGVRLAGFYQKRDGYTRNLFDNSRIDGRKQYGIRGSLRWQPTDTTTVDLMGYYFHERDDRLRSQKQLCQRDPTGVLGCLNNRRDAGLTNANSTFFGVLASREFLAFQGIPSAFGLGSIYGPDTNAGSTLPSSVRQVRTDFNPEYFTEEEQYQARIEQQIGSFKLQLTGLYHRTDVDSRQDPTLSVANRATYATALNTLAAAAAGAIPGFPIPASYFSPIAAALTPNGPNGQLCTSDTETTGTGAFGGHRICAASPLEIDRSNGKNRDYSAEAILTSNFDGRFNFLLGGIYVDSKTTDGDYYVNAFGIDYVSGLLGSFTSAGAGLPPSYLGPPFFRNATPNFRLKSYGLFGEAYVDITDKLKLTAGLRYNNDRKSVTARSTLVSFLIPYNATSAFSSPFAVTFDADPGRPGNQPFQVRNVKFGEVTGRAVLDYKFDDDHLLYASYSRGYKSGGINPPLQPVFAVAESFKPEFVDAFEIGSKNTFANGAFRFNLTGFYYKYKSLQLSRIVARTSVNDNVDADIYGLEVEAIIKPSRSLLVNMGFSYLHTKVATDKFLGNPRDPSGGRSDSVIIKDITNGSNCAVRPNVAGNRAGANAFVATVNSNVINAITASRPGAGGVNSAPLQAPTAFPADSGIGSTGAFSVCQILDLGARGQIAALNPAFAPLQTVLNSFGSFTVENSGIPVNIKGNKLPQAPNYKFSVGAQYTAEFANGMTLVPRADLTYTGDSFGNIFNGPINKVKGYSQINAQVQLNGRDDRWYIRGFVQNLANNNATTGLYVADQSQGLFTNVFTLEPRRYGIGAGFKF; translated from the coding sequence ATGAGAAAGCTTGAATTCGTTTGCGCAACCGCAATGGCTTTGTTGGCAGCCAATCCGGCAGTTGCGCAAAATGCGCCACAGGCCGCAGATGATGCCTCCGCAGAAGGCATCACGGACATCGTCGTGACGGCGCAAAGACAATCGGAAAGCTTGCAGGCTGTACCGATTGCGGTATCCGCCTTTACGGCGGAAGCGCTTGAAGCCCAGCAGATCGAAAACGCAAGCGACCTCCAGCTCACGTTGCCGAACGTCACTTTCTCAAAAGGCAATTTTACAGGTTCGAGCTTTACGATCCGGGGAATAGGCGATCTCTGCGTCGGCATTACATGTGATTCCGCGACCGCCATCCACGTCAATGGATCCCCGCTGATCGGCACACGTCTTTTCGAAACCGAATATTTCGACCTGGAGCGAATCGAAGTGTTGCGCGGGCCGCAAGGAACGCTCTTTGGCCGGAATGCCACATCCGGCGTTGTCAACTTCATTACCGCCAAGCCCGACCTGACAGGCCTAAAAGTCGGCGGCGATGCGGAATATGGTAATTTCAATGCTTACAAGCTCAAGGGCTTCGTGAACATTCCGGTGGGAGAAACCATTGGCGTCCGGCTTGCTGGCTTCTACCAGAAGCGGGACGGATACACACGAAACCTCTTCGACAACAGCCGCATCGATGGCCGCAAACAATATGGCATTCGAGGCTCGCTGCGTTGGCAACCGACGGACACCACCACGGTTGACCTGATGGGGTATTATTTTCATGAGCGCGATGATCGCCTTCGCAGCCAGAAACAGCTATGCCAGCGAGATCCGACCGGTGTGCTTGGATGTCTCAACAATCGCCGCGATGCCGGTCTGACCAATGCGAACTCCACGTTCTTCGGCGTCCTGGCATCACGTGAGTTTCTCGCGTTTCAAGGGATCCCTTCAGCCTTTGGACTTGGCAGCATCTACGGCCCGGATACAAATGCCGGCTCCACACTCCCCTCAAGTGTCCGGCAGGTCAGGACAGATTTCAATCCCGAGTATTTCACCGAGGAAGAACAATATCAGGCCCGGATTGAGCAGCAGATCGGATCGTTCAAGCTGCAACTGACCGGGCTTTATCATCGCACCGATGTGGATTCCCGACAGGATCCGACCCTGAGCGTTGCAAACAGGGCAACCTATGCGACAGCACTGAACACGCTGGCGGCGGCTGCCGCGGGCGCAATACCGGGGTTCCCTATTCCCGCTTCCTATTTCAGCCCGATTGCCGCGGCCCTGACGCCGAATGGGCCGAATGGGCAGCTTTGCACGTCCGATACCGAGACAACCGGCACGGGCGCCTTTGGAGGTCACCGCATCTGCGCCGCATCGCCCCTTGAGATTGATCGATCCAATGGCAAGAACCGGGACTATTCCGCAGAAGCGATCCTGACGAGCAATTTTGACGGGCGGTTCAACTTCCTTCTCGGCGGCATCTATGTTGATTCAAAGACCACAGATGGCGATTATTATGTGAATGCCTTCGGGATTGATTATGTTTCCGGTTTGTTAGGATCGTTCACATCGGCAGGCGCAGGGCTGCCGCCGAGCTATCTCGGGCCACCATTCTTCCGAAATGCAACCCCCAACTTCAGACTGAAATCTTATGGCCTTTTCGGGGAAGCCTATGTCGACATTACCGACAAGCTCAAGCTGACAGCAGGTTTACGATACAACAATGACAGGAAATCTGTCACGGCCCGGTCTACGCTCGTCAGCTTCCTCATCCCGTATAATGCGACCAGCGCTTTCTCTTCGCCCTTTGCTGTCACATTTGACGCCGATCCCGGCCGGCCCGGAAATCAGCCGTTTCAAGTGCGGAACGTCAAATTTGGGGAAGTCACGGGCCGAGCTGTGCTCGACTACAAGTTCGACGACGATCATCTGCTCTACGCATCCTATTCGCGCGGATACAAATCGGGCGGCATCAACCCACCGCTGCAGCCTGTTTTCGCGGTAGCGGAGAGTTTCAAGCCCGAATTTGTCGATGCGTTCGAGATCGGCTCCAAGAATACGTTCGCCAATGGCGCCTTCCGGTTCAATCTCACCGGATTCTACTATAAGTACAAATCGCTCCAGCTCAGCAGGATCGTTGCCAGAACGTCGGTCAATGACAACGTCGATGCCGACATTTACGGCCTCGAAGTAGAAGCCATCATCAAGCCCAGCCGGTCGCTCCTTGTGAACATGGGCTTCAGCTATCTGCACACCAAGGTCGCAACCGACAAATTCCTCGGCAATCCGCGTGACCCGTCCGGCGGGCGCTCCGACAGCGTGATCATCAAGGACATTACCAATGGATCGAACTGCGCCGTGCGACCAAATGTTGCCGGCAATAGAGCGGGCGCAAACGCCTTCGTCGCGACGGTCAATTCCAACGTGATCAACGCGATTACAGCAAGCAGGCCCGGCGCGGGCGGCGTCAATTCGGCGCCGCTTCAGGCACCGACCGCCTTCCCCGCCGACAGTGGCATTGGCTCGACCGGAGCATTCAGCGTTTGCCAGATTCTTGATCTCGGTGCGCGAGGCCAGATCGCGGCGCTCAATCCCGCATTTGCTCCGCTCCAGACAGTCCTGAATTCGTTTGGCAGCTTCACCGTCGAAAATTCGGGCATTCCGGTAAACATCAAAGGGAACAAGTTGCCTCAGGCACCGAACTACAAATTCTCGGTTGGTGCGCAATACACTGCCGAATTTGCCAACGGCATGACACTCGTTCCTCGGGCGGACCTCACATATACCGGTGACAGCTTTGGCAACATTTTCAACGGCCCGATCAACAAGGTGAAGGGGTATTCCCAGATCAACGCGCAAGTTCAGTTGAATGGCCGGGATGATCGTTGGTACATTCGCGGCTTCGTCCAGAATCTGGCAAACAACAATGCCACAACCGGCCTTTATGTCGCCGACCAGTCGCAAGGATTGTTCACGAACGTTTTCACATTGGAACCCCGCCGATACGGGATTGGTGCCGGGTTCAAATTCTGA
- a CDS encoding NAD(P)/FAD-dependent oxidoreductase → MNFDIVIVGAGHGGAQAAIMLRQLKFEGSIAIIGEEPEIPYERPPLSKEYFAGEKPFERILIRPAKFWEERDVAMLLGTHVASIDPDGHAVTTSSGERIGYGKLIWAAGGAPRMLPIPGGNLPGVQGVRTRADADAMKAASETADQIVVIGGGYIGLEAAAVLSKFGKKVVLLEALPRVLARVAGEPLSRFYEAEHRAHGVDVRLDVKVEAIEGDHRATGVRLAGGDVIAADLVIVGIGIVPAVEPLIAAGAEGGNGVLVDEYCRTSLPDIFAIGDCAAHANDFAEGATIRLESVQNANDMANTAAKAICGDAQPYHAVPWFWSNQYDLKLQTVGLSTGHDDVIVRGDPSARSFSLVYLRKGRVIALDCVNAVKDYVQGKALVVQGTQATAADLADTSRPLKELVTAA, encoded by the coding sequence ATGAACTTCGATATTGTGATCGTGGGGGCCGGACATGGCGGCGCACAGGCGGCGATAATGTTACGCCAGCTCAAATTCGAAGGGTCGATTGCGATCATCGGCGAAGAACCGGAAATCCCATATGAGCGCCCGCCACTTTCAAAGGAGTATTTTGCCGGCGAAAAGCCGTTTGAGCGCATATTGATCCGCCCAGCAAAATTCTGGGAGGAGAGAGACGTTGCCATGCTGCTTGGCACACATGTCGCTTCGATTGACCCGGATGGTCATGCCGTAACGACGTCTTCCGGCGAGAGGATTGGCTATGGCAAGCTCATCTGGGCTGCGGGTGGTGCCCCGCGGATGCTGCCGATCCCGGGAGGAAATTTGCCCGGCGTGCAAGGAGTCCGCACAAGGGCAGACGCCGATGCAATGAAGGCGGCCTCCGAAACAGCAGACCAGATCGTCGTGATTGGCGGGGGCTATATCGGGCTGGAAGCGGCTGCCGTCCTGTCCAAGTTCGGAAAGAAGGTCGTATTGCTCGAAGCGTTGCCGCGGGTCCTTGCACGCGTCGCGGGCGAACCCTTGTCCCGCTTCTATGAGGCCGAGCATCGCGCGCACGGCGTCGACGTTCGGCTCGACGTGAAGGTGGAGGCCATTGAAGGCGATCATCGCGCAACGGGCGTGCGCCTAGCGGGCGGTGACGTCATAGCGGCAGATCTGGTTATTGTCGGCATAGGCATTGTGCCTGCAGTCGAGCCGCTGATTGCTGCGGGCGCAGAGGGGGGTAACGGAGTCCTGGTGGACGAATACTGCCGCACGTCCCTGCCAGACATTTTTGCAATCGGGGATTGTGCGGCACATGCCAATGATTTCGCAGAGGGCGCGACGATACGGCTTGAATCCGTCCAGAATGCAAATGACATGGCCAACACGGCTGCCAAGGCAATCTGCGGCGATGCACAGCCCTATCATGCCGTGCCCTGGTTCTGGTCGAACCAGTATGACCTTAAGCTGCAGACTGTCGGGCTGTCGACCGGCCATGACGACGTCATTGTGCGGGGTGATCCGTCTGCGCGAAGCTTCTCTTTGGTCTATCTGCGGAAAGGCAGGGTCATTGCGCTCGACTGTGTCAATGCCGTGAAGGATTATGTGCAGGGCAAGGCCCTTGTTGTTCAGGGCACGCAAGCAACGGCGGCGGACCTTGCCGACACGTCACGGCCATTGAAGGAATTGGTCACAGCCGCCTGA
- a CDS encoding relaxase/mobilization nuclease domain-containing protein → MILKASQRGGAKQLGLHLLKMTENERVEIHEVRGFISDDLMDAMHEAYAVSRGTKCKQFLFSVSLNPPETENVRIEVFEQALAKIEERNGLTDQPRIIVFHEKEGRRHCHAVWSRIDAESMTAKPLPHFKLKLRDVSKELYIENGWKMPRGFIDQKQRDPRNFTLDEWQQAKRNGHNAKDMKALVQECWAASDSRRAFASALQERGLYLARGDRRGHVAVTYDGEVHSIARMIGKPAKDIDGRLGDPASLPSVEEMRAQIAQDIEPKIKTFITEAKQEFAERMKPVEHERLRLKALHDAERAKLDQGQAERLRAETQARAERLRKGLGGLWDRLTGEHAKVKAQNELEAYWSLQRDREQRNALVSAQMRERQALQQKIIKLRQEQAQRLRDLHRDLHRYGELRRIKDRAGLSGAFGKTAHPRPQSTQERIKAMRERKPKDRSRDFER, encoded by the coding sequence ATGATACTGAAAGCGTCACAGCGCGGCGGTGCAAAACAGCTTGGGCTGCATCTGCTCAAGATGACGGAGAATGAGCGTGTCGAGATTCACGAGGTGCGTGGATTCATCTCCGATGATTTGATGGATGCGATGCACGAAGCCTATGCGGTCAGCCGTGGCACGAAGTGCAAGCAGTTCCTCTTCTCCGTCTCGCTCAATCCACCTGAAACCGAAAATGTCCGCATAGAAGTGTTTGAGCAAGCGCTGGCAAAGATCGAAGAGCGCAACGGACTGACGGACCAACCGCGCATTATCGTATTCCATGAAAAGGAAGGTCGTCGCCACTGCCACGCGGTGTGGAGCCGGATCGATGCGGAAAGCATGACAGCGAAGCCGCTGCCGCATTTCAAGCTCAAGCTGCGCGATGTGTCGAAGGAACTTTATATCGAGAACGGCTGGAAGATGCCGCGCGGGTTCATCGACCAGAAGCAGCGTGATCCGCGCAACTTCACGCTCGATGAATGGCAGCAAGCCAAGCGCAACGGCCACAATGCAAAAGACATGAAGGCGCTGGTGCAGGAATGCTGGGCCGCGTCGGACTCACGCCGGGCATTCGCAAGCGCATTGCAGGAACGCGGCCTCTATCTCGCGCGCGGTGATCGGCGCGGCCATGTCGCCGTCACCTATGACGGCGAAGTGCATTCCATCGCTCGCATGATCGGCAAGCCTGCAAAAGACATCGACGGTCGCCTCGGCGATCCGGCTTCGCTGCCATCGGTCGAAGAGATGCGCGCGCAGATCGCGCAGGACATCGAGCCCAAGATCAAAACCTTCATCACGGAAGCCAAACAAGAATTTGCTGAGCGCATGAAGCCGGTCGAACATGAGCGGCTGCGCCTCAAGGCACTGCATGATGCGGAACGCGCCAAGCTCGATCAGGGGCAAGCTGAGCGCCTCAGAGCTGAAACTCAAGCACGTGCCGAACGTCTGCGCAAAGGCCTCGGCGGATTATGGGACAGGCTGACCGGTGAACATGCCAAGGTCAAAGCCCAGAACGAACTGGAAGCCTACTGGTCGCTGCAACGCGACCGAGAGCAGCGCAACGCGTTGGTGAGCGCCCAGATGCGCGAACGCCAAGCCCTCCAACAAAAGATAATCAAACTGCGGCAGGAGCAAGCGCAACGGCTGCGAGACCTACACCGTGATCTGCACCGCTATGGTGAACTGCGACGGATCAAGGATCGCGCGGGGCTATCTGGTGCCTTCGGCAAAACCGCGCATCCACGTCCGCAATCGACACAGGAACGCATCAAGGCGATGCGAGAGCGCAAACCGAAAGATCGTTCACGGGATTTCGAGCGCTAG